In the genome of Candidatus Gastranaerophilales bacterium, the window CTAAGGGCGCGTCTGTTCCGAATAGAATTCTATCAAGGGCATCCCGCTTTTTTAGTTCGGTGATAAGGGTTTTCACTTTGGAATGAACTCCGTCCGGCAAATCGTTTTTCCAATCAAGCCAAGAAATATCACAGTATAATTTTGCATCTTTGTTTTCAATTGAACTTTTTAAAACCTCAAGCGCTTCGTTAAAATTGGCATCAGACCCTGCCCCGGTATGCCCTAATATGACGGGTACATCTTTGAATTTATTTTGAATTAATTTATAAATCTCTTTTGCCCCTGAAATATCGCTATCACAGTGGAATAAACAAGGGAGTTTTTTTTCTTGAGCAAGTTTCATATAATTTTCATACCACTTGTGACTTGCGGATATTTGCTCACCGCTTGGTGTCATAGATAAATCTCTGGGGTGGAATTTCAATCCGACAAATTTGCCGTCATTTTCTATCAAAAGCCTCCTGATTTCACTTGTATCACCGCCTGTTATATTAGGCTGGCAAACAGCCAAAGGTGCAAGTTTATTATTTTTTGCGGCTGCATTCAGGGCAGTCATATTGCCCTCACGCTCACTTGCATAAGTACCGTTTTGCACTATACAATCCAAGTTTGAAAACAGGCCTTTGTTAATAGTATCTTGTTGTTTTACACCGCTTACCACGATATTAAGAGAGTCGTTTGTAAACACGTCTAAAACTTCGGGCGAATAATGTACAAGGTTTTTATCAGCATCAACCCAATGCCCGTTGTGAAGGTGCGCATCGTTAATAAGACCCTTAAATGATATTGAATTAGTTTGGTTTAATTTCATCATATAAATCTCTACACTACAATTCTATTAATATTTGCTTTCTAAAAAGTATAAATAAAGGTAAATAATTGTTTTTGATATTAAATTAAACTATTATTTATATTTTTTTACATTTTCATTATTACCCGGTTACTTAATATTTGGCAAAAACGCAACAATATGCAACAATAAAGCTATGACGTTGAGAGGTACTTTATGTTCAAAAGAATATGCAAAATTATATTTGTCAGGCATGGTGCTACCATTTACAGCCAGCAAAAGAGATTATACGATGCTGATGATTATCCGCCTTTGAACCAGGAAGGCAGAGAAGAAATAAAAAATCTCACCGAATGGCTTCAGCTAAGATGCCCTCATATTGATGCCATATATTCAAGTTCTGCTCTTCGTTCTATTCAAAGCGCCAGAATAATATCTAAAGAATTTGGCGCTGATTATGAAATTTTAGACGGCTTATACGAAAGAAAAAGCGGGATTTGGGCAGGGCTTACTTTTGACCAGATAGAGGAAAAATACCCTCATATGCTTATGGAATACAAAAATAACCCCAACGAATTTTCCCCTGAAGGCGGAGAATCAACCTCGGAATTTAAAAAGCGTGTAGGGCTTATAATCGATAAAATAGTTAATGATAATATCAGTAAAACAATTATTGTGGTGTCGCATGCCGGAGTTATACAATCTGCTATAGCACATGCCCTGCAAATCCCGTCGAAACACCAGTCAAAAATAGTCATTCCTACCGGAAGTGCTACTCAGATAAACTATTATGATGATTGGGCATCACTTGGATATTCAGGCTGTATAGCTATTTAGGGGTTTGAAATGCTGAATCATACCGTTGAATTTATAAAAGAACATACAAAAGGGAAATATAACCCAAAGACCGCGCTTATTCTGGGTTCAGGTTTGGGTGATTTGGCAAATGAAGTCAGTGGTGTAAGAATTAGGTACCATGAAATCCCTGCCTTTGTCCAATCAAGTATAGAAGGTCATGCGGGGCAGCTTGTAATCGGTAAGCTTGAAGGTAAACAAGTTTTGGTAATGCAGGGACGTATTCATTACTATGAAGGGCATGAAATTCAAAAGATTGTTTACCCCGTGAAAGTTATGAAAAAACTGGGTGTAGAAAACCTTATAATAACCAACGCTGCAGGCGGGGTAAGTGAAAAAGTTACAATCGGTGATTTAATGCTTATTAATGACCACATTAATTTTATGGGGGTAAATCCTTTAATAGGCGCTAACGCTAATGATTTAGGCGAAAGATTTCCCGATATGAGTGAGGTTTATAATCCTGCATTAAGAGAAAAAACAAAAAAAATCGCAGCAAAACTCGGCATAAACTTAAAAGAAGGCATTTATGCGGCAACAAGCGGACCCAGTTATGAAACACCGGCGGAAATTAAGATGTTTAGGACGCTTGGCGCCGACGCTGTCGGGATGTCCACAGTACCTGAAGCTATTGTAGCTAACTATTGCGGAATGAAAATCCTTGGTATTTCCTGTATTACCAATATGGCAGCAGGTGTTACGGGTAAAAGGCTTAACCACAGTGAAGTTATAGAAGAAGGACAAAAAGTTAAAGAAAATTTTACCAAACTAATCAGGCAGGTTATTAGACACATTTAGTTTTTAGTTTGTAATTCTTTAAAAAAAATGATTAAATATAATATGCGTTTTACCTAGTATAAGGATGATTTTATGAATTTTTTAGACAAAATTTTGGGGTTAACAGAAGGGTTTTTAGGAGGAACAAAGGCTCTTGTTGATAAAATTTCCAATCAAAAAATGGAAACAACGGGTTCAATATGGTCTGAAGACGAAATGAAGTTCTATGAACACAGGGCTGCGGAAGCCGCCCAAAAACAAGCCGACTTAACAACTATACCGGGTACGCCCGAAGATCAAGGTTCTGAAGACGAAATAAAGTTCTATGAACACAGGGCTGCGGAAGCCGCCCAAAAACAAGCCGATTTAACAACTATACCGGGTATGCCCGAAGATCAAGTTTCCGAAGACGAAATAAAGTTCTATGAACACAGGGCTGCGGAAGCCGCCCAAAAACAAACCGATTTAACAACTATACAGGGTATGCCCGAAGATAAAACGGATTTGAATAAGGATTAATATTTTTTAAGTAAAAATATCTCTGCCCAACACTTTTGCCAAAGTTTTTCTGACTTCATCCGCCCATACTATACCTTCAACCACTATGCCATGCTTGGATTTTACTGTTTCTACTATGTTTTTTTCAAAGCTGGGATGCTGTCTTAAAAATTCATCAAGCGGCATATTACCTCTCTGCGAGTTTATACTCTTTGCTACAATCAGGTAGTTGGAAACATGGTTTAGTGAACCTTCAAAGCTATGCGGAACTATGTGCTCTACACTTCTGGGATTGTTTCGCGTAAAAACCTTACCTGTATAAGCACACCTGTCAAACATTTGTTTGAAATACTGCCTGCCGTTGAAATTTATAAAATTATTTTGAAAATTCACAATCATTTTTATCTCCTTGCTTAATCTTTATAAACTCTTAAAAATTATTTTTTGCTATCGTATAAAATTTTGATAAAGAAATGTTAATATTACTGATTTTTTCTGTAATATTAAGCTAATACACATAACGAGGAATTATTATGCTTACAATCAACCAATCCGCTTATATTGACGAAACCGCCCAAATAGGCG includes:
- a CDS encoding histidine phosphatase family protein — protein: MFKRICKIIFVRHGATIYSQQKRLYDADDYPPLNQEGREEIKNLTEWLQLRCPHIDAIYSSSALRSIQSARIISKEFGADYEILDGLYERKSGIWAGLTFDQIEEKYPHMLMEYKNNPNEFSPEGGESTSEFKKRVGLIIDKIVNDNISKTIIVVSHAGVIQSAIAHALQIPSKHQSKIVIPTGSATQINYYDDWASLGYSGCIAI
- a CDS encoding purine-nucleoside phosphorylase, which encodes MLNHTVEFIKEHTKGKYNPKTALILGSGLGDLANEVSGVRIRYHEIPAFVQSSIEGHAGQLVIGKLEGKQVLVMQGRIHYYEGHEIQKIVYPVKVMKKLGVENLIITNAAGGVSEKVTIGDLMLINDHINFMGVNPLIGANANDLGERFPDMSEVYNPALREKTKKIAAKLGINLKEGIYAATSGPSYETPAEIKMFRTLGADAVGMSTVPEAIVANYCGMKILGISCITNMAAGVTGKRLNHSEVIEEGQKVKENFTKLIRQVIRHI
- a CDS encoding TatD family hydrolase → MMKLNQTNSISFKGLINDAHLHNGHWVDADKNLVHYSPEVLDVFTNDSLNIVVSGVKQQDTINKGLFSNLDCIVQNGTYASEREGNMTALNAAAKNNKLAPLAVCQPNITGGDTSEIRRLLIENDGKFVGLKFHPRDLSMTPSGEQISASHKWYENYMKLAQEKKLPCLFHCDSDISGAKEIYKLIQNKFKDVPVILGHTGAGSDANFNEALEVLKSSIENKDAKLYCDISWLDWKNDLPDGVHSKVKTLITELKKRDALDRILFGTDAPLGCFGEKLKNGLSAKEAYEKTISGLKTMIKDNFGNEADEITEKIFYKNSQELFFEKNWAKNNPIEPVVKKMSKTKIGLILSSVLLATCALLAFIFKDKIFPQKTILKTPAANTFATPAQTIAQVPQLKALGVDEFISLCKK